A genomic segment from Capra hircus breed San Clemente chromosome 15, ASM170441v1, whole genome shotgun sequence encodes:
- the CEP57 gene encoding centrosomal protein of 57 kDa: MAAASVSETSASQFSNILAEPSKSDGSMVRHSSSPYVVYPPDKPFLNSDLRRSPNKPTFAYPESNSRAIFSALKNLQDKIRRLELERIQAEESVKTLSKETIEYKKVLDEQIQERENSKNEESKHNQELTSQLLAAENKCNLLEKQLEYMRNMIKHAEMERTSVLEKQVSLERERQHDQTHVQNQLEKLDLLEQEYNKLTTMQALAEKKMQELEAKLRQEEQERKRMQAKAAQLQTGLEVNRLIFEDKATSCVPNTKRIKKKKSKPPEKKASRNYFAVQPHYRLCLGDMPFVAGKSTSPSHAVVANVQHVLHLMKQHSKVLCNDRVVSSIPLAKQVSSRNGKSKKSATPPSSSSVNEELSEVLQTLQDEFGQMSFDHQQLAKLIQESPTVDLKDNLECELEALVGRMEAKANQITKVRKYQAQLEKQKLEKQKKELKATKKTLDEEGNSSSRSTTTGTTNKKDFAKPRPGEKSRKNLQLLKDMQSIQNSLQSNSLCWDY, translated from the exons aacatCTTAGCAGAACCATCAAAGTCTGATGGAAGTATGGTTCGCCATTCCTCATCTCCATATGTAGTATATCCACCCGATAAGCCTTTCCTTAACAGTGATCTGCGACGCTCCCCAAATAAGCCTACATTTGCCTATCCGGAAAGCAACAGCAGAG CTATATTTTCTGCTCTGAAGAATCTTCAAGATAAAATTCGACGTTTAGAACTTGAAAGGATTCAGGCAGAAGAAAGTGTGAAAACCTTGTCTAAAGAAACAATTGAATATAAGAAAGTATTGGATGAACAGATACAAGAAAGGGAGAATTCAAAGAATGAGGAATCAAAGCACAATCAAG aactgACATCTCAGTTGTTAGCTGcagaaaataaatgtaatctTTTAGAAAAACAATTGGAATACATGCGGAACATGATAAAGCATGCAGAAATGGAGAGGACATCTGTATTAGAGAAACAG GTCTCCCTGGAAAGAGAACGACAACATGATCAAACGCATGTTCAAAACCAACTTGAAAAATTGGACCTTCTTGAACAGGAGTATAACAAGCTTACCACAATGCAGGCCCTTGCAGAA AAAAAAATGCAAGAGTTGGAAGCAAAACTCCGTCAGGAAGAACAAGAAAGGAAACGAATGCAAGCTAAGGCAGCCCAG TTGCAGACTGGTCTAGAAGTAAATAGACTTATCTTTGAAGATAAGGCAACTTCATGTGTTCCCaatacaaaaagaattaaaaaaaagaagtcaaaaccACCAGAAAAG AAGGCTTCTAGGAACTATTTTGCTGTACAGCCACATTATCGATTATGCTTGGGTGATATGCCATTTGTTGCTGGAAAG TCCACCAGCCCCAGCCATGCGGTGGTAGCCAACGTTCAGCATGTCTTGCATCTAATGAAGCAACACAGTAAAGTCTTGTGCAACGATCGAGTAGTCAGCAGTATTCCTTTGGCAAAACAAGTGTCTTCACGAAATGGGAAGAGCAAGAAGTCAGCAACGCCTCCCTCCTCTAGCAGCGTTAATGAAGAGCTGTCTGAAGTCCTACAGACTTTACAAGATGAATTTGGGCAAATGAGCTT TGATCACCAGCAGCTTGCAAAACTTATCCAAGAATCACCGACTGTTGACCTGAAAGACAACCTAGAGTGTGAACTGGAGGCATTAGTGGGAAGGATGGAGGCAAAAGCCAATCAAATAACTAAAGTTCGAAAATATCAAGCCCAG CTGGAGAAACAAAAGTTAGAGAAGCAGAAGAAGGAATTAAAAGCCAccaaaaagactcttgatgaggaAGGAAACAGCAGCAGCCGTTCTACAACCACAGGGACCACAAATAAGAAGGACTTTGCCAAACCGAGACCTGgagaaaaaagcaggaaaaatctTCAGTTATTGAAAGATATGCAATCCATACAGAATTCATTACAAAGCAATAGTTTGTGTTGGGATTACTGA